The Delphinus delphis chromosome 10, mDelDel1.2, whole genome shotgun sequence genome includes a region encoding these proteins:
- the CTNNB1 gene encoding catenin beta-1 has product MATQADLMELDMAMEPDRKAAVSHWQQQSYLDSGIHSGATTTAPSLSGKGNPEEEDVDTTQVLYEWEQGFSQSFTQEQVADIDGQYAMTRAQRVRAAMFPETLDEGMQIPSTQFDAAHPTNVQRLAEPSQMLKHAVVNLINYQDDAELATRAIPELTKLLNDEDQVVVNKAAVMVHQLSKKEASRHAIMRSPQMVSAIVRTMQNTNDVETARCTAGTLHNLSHHREGLLAIFKSGGIPALVKMLGSPVDSVLFYAITTLHNLLLHQEGAKMAVRLAGGLQKMVALLNKTNVKFLAITTDCLQILAYGNQESKLIILASGGPQALVNIMRTYTYEKLLWTTSRVLKVLSVCSSNKPAIVEAGGMQALGLHLTDPSQRLVQNCLWTLRNLSDAATKQEGMEGLLGTLVQLLGSDDINVVTCAAGILSNLTCNNYKNKMMVCQVGGIEALVRTVLRAGDREDITEPAICALRHLTSRHQEAEMAQNAVRLHYGLPVVVKLLHPPSHWPLIKATVGLIRNLALCPANHAPLREQGAIPRLVQLLVRAHQDTQRRTSMGGTQQQFVEGVRMEEIVEGCTGALHILARDVHNRIVIRGLNTIPLFVQLLYSPIENIQRVAAGVLCELAQDKEAAEAIEAEGATAPLTELLHSRNEGVATYAAAVLFRMSEDKPQDYKKRLSVELTSSLFRTEPMAWNETADLGLDIGAQGEPLGYRQDDPSYRSFHSGGYGQDALGMDPMMEHEMGGHHPGADYPVDGLPDLGHAQDLMDGLPPGDSNQLAWFDTDL; this is encoded by the exons ATGGCTACCCAAG CTGACTTGATGGAGCTGGACATGGCCATGGAGCCAGACAGAAAAGCAGCTGTTAGTCACTGGCAGCAACAATCTTACCTGGACTCTGGAATCCATTCTGGTGCCACTACCACAGCTCCTTCTCTGAGTGGTAAAGGCAATCCTGAGGAAGAGGATGTGGATACCACCCAAGTCCTGTATGAGTGGGAGCAGGGATTTTCTCAGTCCTTCACTCAAGAACAAGTAGCTG ATATCGATGGACAGTATGCAATGACTCGAGCTCAGAGGGTACGAGCTGCTATGTTCCCTGAGACATTAGATGAGGGCATGCAGATCCCATCTACACAGTTTGATGCCGCTCATCCCACTAATGTCCAGCGTCTGGCTGAACCATCACAGATGCTGAAACATGCAGTTGTAAATTTGATTAACTATCAAGATGATGCAGAACTTGCCACACGTGCAATCCCTGAATTGACAAAACTGCTAAATGATGAAGACCAG GTGGTGGTTAATAAGGCTGCAGTTATGGTCCATCAGCTTTCTAAAAAGGAAGCTTCCAGACACGCCATCATGCGTTCTCCTCAGATGGTGTCTGCTATTGTACGCACCATGCAGAATACAAATGATGTGGAAACGGCTCGCTGTACTGCTGGGACCTTACACAATCTTTCCCATCATCGTGAGGGCTTGCTGGCCATCTTTAAGTCTGGGGGCATTCCTGCCCTGGTGAAGATGCTTGG ttCACCAGTGGATTCTGTATTGTTTTATGCCATTACAACTCTCCACAACCTTTTATTGCATCAGGAAGGAGCTAAAATGGCAGTGCGTTTAGCTGGCGGGCTGCAGAAAATGGTTGCCTTGCTcaacaaaacaaatgttaaattCTTGGCTATTACAACAGACTGCCTTCAGATTTTAGCTTATGGCAATCAAGAAAGCAAG CTGATAATTTTGGCTAGTGGTGGACCTCAAGCTTTAGTGAATATAATGAGGACCTACACCTATGAGAAACTACTGTGGACCACAAGCAGAGTACTGAAGGTGCTCTCTGTCTGCTCTAGTAATAAGCCGGCTATTGTAGAAGCTG gTGGAATGCAAGCTTTAGGACTTCACCTGACAGATCCAAGTCAACGTCTTGTTCAGAATTGTCTTTGGACTCTGAGGAATCTTTCAGATGCTGCAACTAAACAG GAAGGGATGGAAGGTCTTCTTGGGACCCTTGTTCAGCTTCTGGGCTCAGATGATATAAATGTGGTCACCTGCGCAGCTGGAATTCTTTCTAATCTCACTTGCAATAATTACAAGAACAAGATGATGGTGTGCCAAGTGGGTGGTATAGAGGCTCTTGTGCGTACTGTCCTTCGTGCTGGTGACAGGGAGGATATCACTGAGCCTGCCATCTGTGCTCTTCGTCATCTGACCAGCCGACACCAGGAAGCTGAGATGGCCCAGAATGCTGTTCGCCTTCACTATGGACTGCCAGTTGTGGTTAAACTCCTACATCCACCATCCCATTGGCCTCTGATCAAG GCTACCGTTGGATTGATTCGAAATCTTGCCCTTTGTCCCGCAAATCACGCACCTTTGCGTGAGCAGGGTGCCATTCCACGACTAGTTCAGTTGCTGGTTCGTGCACATCAGGATACCCAGCGCCGTACATCTATGGGTGGAACACAGCAGCAGTTTGTG GAGGGGGTCCGCATGGAAGAAATAGTTGAAGGTTGTACTGGAGCCCTTCACATCCTAGCTCGGGATGTTCACAACCGAATTGTTATCAGAGGCCTAAATACCATTCCATTGTTTGTGCAG CTGCTTTATTCTCCCATTGAAAATATCCAAAGAGTAGCTGCAGGGGTCCTCTGTGAACTGGCTCAGGACAAGGAGGCTGCAGAAGCTATTGAAGCTGAGGGAGCCACAGCTCCTCTGACAGAATTACTTCATTCTAGGAATGAAGGCGTGG CAACATACGCAGCTGCTGTTTTGTTCCGAATGTCTGAGGACAAGCCACAGGATTATAAGAAACGGCTTTCGGTTGAGCTGACCAGTTCTCTCTTCAGAACGGAGCCAATGGCTTGGAATGAG ACTGCTGATCTTGGACTTGATATCGGTGCCCAGGGAGAACCCCTTGGATATCGCCAGGATG ATCCCAGCTATCGTTCTTTTCACTCTGGTGGATACGGCCAGGATGCCTTGGGTATGGACCCCATGATGGAGCATGAGATGGGCGGCCACCACCCTGGTGCTGACTATCCAGTTGATGGGCTGCCAGATCTGGGGCATGCCCAGGACCTCATGGATGGGCTGCCTCCAGGTGACAGCAATCAGCTGGCCTGGTTTGATACTGACCTGTAA